The following coding sequences are from one Triticum dicoccoides isolate Atlit2015 ecotype Zavitan chromosome 4A, WEW_v2.0, whole genome shotgun sequence window:
- the LOC119288478 gene encoding putative inactive methylesterase 20: MHMAAPADQASSKHFVLVHGVCVGGWAWFKVATRLRSAGHRVSTPDLAASGVDPRPLREVSTFFDYSKPLLDLLGSLPPGEKVVLVGHSLGGVSIALACELFPEKVAAAVFVSAFMPDHRSPPSYVLEKVHTMIEFLESAALDLTYAETENTNVEGQDMGCAISMY; the protein is encoded by the coding sequence ATGCACATGGCGGCTCCGGCTGACCAAGCTAGCAGCAAGCACTTCGTTCTGGTGCACGGCGTATGCGTCGGCGGTTGGGCCTGGTTCAAGGTCGCGACGCGGCTCAGGTCGGCTGGGCACCGCGTCAGCACGCCTGACCTAGCGGCGTCGGGCGTGGACCCCAGGCCGCTGCGCGAGGTGTCGACGTTCTTCGACTACAGCAAGCCGCTGCTGGACCTCCTGGGGTCCCTCCCGCCCGGGGAGAAGGTGGTGCTCGTCGGCCACAGCCTCGGCGGCGTGAGCATTGCCCTCGCCTGCGAGCTGTTCCCGGAGAAGGTCGCCGCTGCGGTGTTCGTCTCCGCCTTCATGCCGGACCACAGGTCGCCGCCGTCGTACGTGCTTGAAAAGGTACACACCATGATCGAATTCCTCGAATCTGCAGCTCTAGATTTGACGTACGCGGAAACAGAAAACACCAATGTAGAAGGACAAGATATGGGCTGTGCAAtttcgatgtattga